The DNA window GAAATCAGCGAAATTTCAGGTATAGGGTAACCTAAAAAGTGGGTGGAATCCATTTTTTGGCTTCATATTCAGCATTATAGAAGGGCTCCAACTGATCTAGATCCGGGGTTGCCTGATTGTGGCGCAATTGAGCCAGAAAGGCTACCTGTCCTGCATCAGCAGCCAGATGATGGAATCTATCTTTGATGGATCCAGTTGCTTGATCTTCATTGAGCCATTGGGCAAATCCTCGATCGGCAGTGCCAAAATAGTGGTCAATATCTGGGTCTGGTAACTTATCCCAAGGTCCATAATGAAATGTCGGTGTAACGAGGGGGTATTCATTTCCCAAATCATAATCAGCATAGTGGACAAAATTCCGATGTGAAAAGATGACCGCCCGGCAGCGACCTGACAACTGTTGGCGTAAACCTAAAGCCATAGCATCAGTACTCACAATTGGGATCAGGGGTAATTCACGGGCCAGGGCTAAGGCTTTCATCGTAGCCAGACCGATGCGAAGGCCATTAAAGCTGCCAGGTCCGATAGCCAGGGCCAAAGCGGAAACCTTTTTGCCTTCCACTTTGCAGAAGTCCAATGCTTCCTGGAGAAACAGTGATAGTTTTTCGATATGAATTTGACCACCGATGGCTTCCCTCTGAAAAACGATCTGATCCTGGTCAGCAATTGCTACAGAGCAAACCACGGAGGAGGTATCGCAAGCAATGACCATCAGATCGACTCTAGGACACGGGGTGAATTTATCAGAATCTCACGTTCATCCCCAGATTCGCCTACATGACGAAAACGAAGGCCAATGGCATCTGCAGGAATAGCATCTGCAACAATATCAGCCCATTCAATAATAATGATCGCTCCTGACTCATAGTATTCCCAGATGCCCATGGAAATCAATTCTGCTCCAGTTGAAAGACGATAAGCATCTATATGGACAATATCCTGATCTTTTCCATGGTACTCATTAATATAGGTGAATGTAGGACTGAGGGTGTATTCTTCAACTTCAAAATAAGCTGTCAACCCCTGGGTAAAGGTGGTTTTGCCACTGGCCAGATCACCGCTCATGGCCAATACATCACCAGGCTTTAACTGGGCTGCGATCCGCTTAGCCAGCATTTGGGTTTCAGCTGCACTCTGTGTTTTAAAATGGTATGCAGGCACTATTTAGGCTCCAGATGTGCCAAGGGTATGAGCATTTCCCACATACTCAGTCCCCCATGTTGATAGGTATCAGCAAATTTATTTTGGAATTTTCTAAAATTATTGGGATAGAGGAAATAATACATTTTCTGGGCAATGGCCATTGTGTCACTTGGTCCAGTGGAGGGAATACGCAATCTTTTCGGATCATCCAGATACCAGGCATCCTTGGGACTTGGCTTTAGATTCCGTCCCTGCTTAAAGCGCAAGTTGGTTGAGGCTTCCCGGTCAGCCAGTATCTGGGTGGGCTGTTGAACGCGGACACTGCCATGGTCTGAAGTTACAATTACATGGAAACCTTGTTTTGCTGCACTTGCCAGCACATCCTTGATCCAGGAATTATTGAACCAGGCGCGTACAATTTCGCGGTAGCTGGCTTCGTTGGGCAGGATCTCTCTTAGTAATGAGGAATCTGTTCTTCGATGAGCCAACAGGTCAACGTGATTTACAACCAGTGCAACCAGTTGCTGATTCCCCCAGGAAGCAAACTGTTTGGCAAACTGAATGCCATCCCGATTACTGAGAACTTTCTTATACTTGGCTTGCGGTTTAAGCTCCAGACCTGATCTTCGGATATTTTCATGGAGAAAATCTTCTTCATGACGATTAAGGCTGTGTTCATCCCGGCCACTCCACCATTCGGGGTGAAAACGCTGCATATCATCGGGAAAAAGTCCACTAAAGATGGCATTGCGACTGTATTCGGTAGTAGTGGGTAATAAAGAATAATAGCCATTCCGTGTGATCTGATAATCCTGATAGAGGAGAGGTTCCAATGTCAACCACTGATCCCAGCGCATGCAGTCGATTATGAGCATAAGAACCCGTTTGTTCTGCTCCAGCAGGGGTTTTACTGAGTTTGAAAAAACATCAGGTGAGAGGGTCGGGCGTTCATCAGGAATGCCATTAACCCAGGTCTCGTAATTTGATTTAATGAAGCGGGTGAACAGATCGTTGGCTTCGTGTTGCTGCTGCAACAACATTTCATCAAAACCCAGGTCTGGATAATCATCCAATTCCAACTCCCAGGCGGAGAGTTGATTGTGTATGTCGATCCAGTCCTGATGACTCGGGTTATCTTCGATACGCTGGGTGAGCCGGGTAAAAGCCTGGAGATATTTCTCTGAAATCGCGTCCTGTTTAATCTGACGATTTTCAAGAATTTTAATAATGGCCAGGAGAATTTGAGAAGGGTTCACCGGTTTGGTAAGATAATCAGAGATATGACTACCGATGGCTTCTTCCATGAGGCTCTCTTCCTCATTCTTGGTGATCATGATGATGGGTAAAGCTGGAAATTCAGCTTTCAGGATAGCCAGTGTTTCCAGTCCTTCTTTCCCGGGCATGTTCTCATCAAGGAGGACAATATCGAAACGTTGTTGTCCACACAGGGCGATGGCATCATCACCATTGGTGACAGTGGTAACTTGAAAGCCCTTCCCTTCCAGGAAGAGAACATGGGATCTGAGCAGGTCTATCTCATCATCTGCCCAGAGTATTTTTCCACGGTTAGATTCAGGTTTATTCATGGGTGGAAAATATGAGGGGAAGCAGAGATTGAAAGTTGAAAATGGAAAATGGGAAATGGAAATTGGAAATTGGAAATTGGAAATTTGGAATTGGGAAATGGGAATTGGGAATTGGGAATTGGGAATTTGTGGTGGTGCTTTTTTATATGGACACGAGTTAATAGAAATAGAGTATAGCTGGGAAAGTGTGTGGTGCTGTTGGTGATTCTTATACCAATTGATGAAGTAACCGCCTCGAGTTCGACAGCTGTGTTTGATGAGATTCGAAAACTTGCGACCTATCCCCTCTTCCTTATTCCTTATTACTTAGAAGTAAGCAACCAGGAGCCATCCCAATCCGGGTCTGGCGGATTCTCCATAAATATTTTGCAACGTTCTACATACATACGACTTGGATTTGTGTTGCGTCCGGGAAACATATCCTCCTTAGCATCTGAGGTTTTAAAAGCTTCCAGGGCAGCAACAAACTTTTGATTTCGGTAGAGTTCCAGAGCCTGGTTGTAGGTGTGGAGCATATCAGCATATCCATCTGGCAGATTACCCTTAGTGGATATGAGTTCATAGACTCTGACCGGTTCGGTCTTCCCTTTAACGATGGCATAGTCCAGATCTCGCCATTCAAAACCATCTTTGGCTGCCAGATAAGTAGCTTCAGCAACCTGAATGTAGATCCCATATTGTTTAGCGCCTGATTCCAGGCGAGCGGCAGTGTTCACAATATCACCCATCATTGTGTAATTCATGCGCATGGCCGACCCCATATTTCCTGTCACCATATCACCTGTAGCGATACCAATACGATTCTGCATATGATGGACGATCTCTGGCCAACGGTCACCTTCTGATTGCCACTTTTTACGAAGCTCATCCAATCCAAGCTGCATATTTATAGCAGTCAGACAGGCCATGTGTTCATGATTATCCACCGGGACCGGGGCACCATAAAAAGCGACGATGGCATCACCAATATATTTGTCCAGAGTACCTTTATTCTCCAGGAGGATATCAGTCATTGAGGTTAGATACTCATTCAGTAATTCAACGACTTCCTCAGCAGTTAACTTTTCTGAAAAACTGGAAAAACTTTGAATGTCTGTAAAAAAAGCGGTATGGATACCGGCATCACCACCCAGTTTGGGTTCTTGCTTTTGTTCATACATCTGGTCGATAAGTTCTGGAGCGATGTAGGTACCAAAGGTATCTTTGAGAAAGTGTTTGTCTCGTTGTTCCAAAATGTATTTATAAAGTACATTGGTCAAATAGGTCAGGGCCATTACTGCCAGTGGTGCCATAATAGGAACAAACAGCGTCTCACCTGGTGGTGGCATTTGAATCGCTTCAGAATTTCCGGATATCCATTTAAACAGCCATAATTGATCCCTTGTGAACAGGCCCACACTAATACTAAACAAAACAGTAGCTTCAAATGCGACCAACATCCCACCCCAGAGTGGATCAAAAAAGACAATGATCAGGTACGCAATAAAAGCGGCCAGAATGATCAGGACTATTTGTGATACTGCAGAATCAGAGGTGAATTCGATTGTATTTCCCAGAACATGAATAAAATTTTGATCCAACAGGGTCTGCGTAGCATTAGCGTGATATTCAAAACCTGGCATGAGGGTTGGTGCTCCCAGATAATCAAAGAATGCAGTAGATTTGTAGTCGTGCATAACCTCTACCGAAACACCAATGATACAGATCTTATCCTTAAAGGGGCTTTCTAAGACCTGGTGAGTGGGATCCATCAAGCTCATCATCATATTCAAGGTACTGGAAGGATCAAAATTGGACATCCAGTTCGTATCCTCTTCATAAGAAGGCAGATCATAATCCTCCGTATCGATGATCCAAACCAAGGGAAAGCGTTTAAAGGTCTGCCAGGGTTCAGACGCGCCGATCCGAGAATGGGAGGCTGGTCCGTAAATGTTGGTTAAAAAGCCTGGATGGTCTGATCCATAAGTAGGGATGCGCAAAGGACCATAAATAAACTCACTCATATCGGCATCAAAGGTCAACCCTGGTTCATCTGGGATATCAAGGAAGTACTTGACTGCTTTCATACCCAATGAAAGTCGCCATACATCAGGTTCATGGGTCATGGCACTGAATACCGGGTAACGACGAGTAAAGTGATCTTTATCCTCTTCGATATCGACCAGACCATGATCCGGATTCACCTGCATGATAACATCGTTGGGTATGATCAGGATCTGAGGTGGAATACGTGAGGGTTCAGATTTTATAGTGGAAGCCATGACCACTTCGGTGCCTCTCTCCCGGGCATATTCAATGGCATCCACTATTGCCTGATCCCCATCAGTATAACCTTCAGGCAATACGCCATTAAAAACAGATAAAACACGAGCAGTATGTGCATCACGTGCATCAAACTGGATATCAAAGACCACTACCTTGGCACCTGCATCTGCCAGGTTTTTTATGGTTCTATCCCATATTTCACCGCGGGGATAGGGCCAACCAATCTCTCCTAACAAGCGAAAAGTTTCATCATCAACATCGACGAGGACAACATCAAGACTATCATTTGGATATTCCTGGTGAGAAGCCCAGGATGAGAGCGGGCCACGTAGCTGAAAATTGAAGTCCAGAATTTTGAAATTTGCAAGGTCGAGTAGACCAAAAATCTGAAGTATAAGAGCCAGAATGATGGCTACAACAGTGAACAAAACACCAATGCCATATTTTTTGATCATGAGGGATTCCGGTTTTTAAATTATTGCTCGGTGACCAAGGTAATCATTTGGGTGGGTACTTGAAACTTGAATATGCTGGGTGAAGGGTGAAGGGAGTGAGTTGGGTTATCTGCTTGAGGATATCTAGAATGTCATTTCAAAACGAGCAGAAACTGTATTATCAGTATAATTTGTATAATCGCTGATATACTGACGCTGTTCATAGCTGCCAATGACCCTGGACTTGATCACTGAAGTACCAATATTAACGGGGCGGAAAGAATATTGACCATTGAGCTGCAGATTTGTTTGAGTTTTTAAGGCAGAGGTCAGCACATCCTCAACATATTTCTCTGTTTCAAAGGTCATATACTGCAGGCTTCCTCTAAGAATGAGATGGCTGCTAAAGAGTCGGTAACCTGCTCCAAGACGATAAGTACTAAAGGTATTGC is part of the Candidatus Neomarinimicrobiota bacterium genome and encodes:
- the tsaB gene encoding tRNA (adenosine(37)-N6)-threonylcarbamoyltransferase complex dimerization subunit type 1 TsaB; this translates as MVIACDTSSVVCSVAIADQDQIVFQREAIGGQIHIEKLSLFLQEALDFCKVEGKKVSALALAIGPGSFNGLRIGLATMKALALARELPLIPIVSTDAMALGLRQQLSGRCRAVIFSHRNFVHYADYDLGNEYPLVTPTFHYGPWDKLPDPDIDHYFGTADRGFAQWLNEDQATGSIKDRFHHLAADAGQVAFLAQLRHNQATPDLDQLEPFYNAEYEAKKWIPPTF
- the tsaE gene encoding tRNA (adenosine(37)-N6)-threonylcarbamoyltransferase complex ATPase subunit type 1 TsaE, which codes for MPAYHFKTQSAAETQMLAKRIAAQLKPGDVLAMSGDLASGKTTFTQGLTAYFEVEEYTLSPTFTYINEYHGKDQDIVHIDAYRLSTGAELISMGIWEYYESGAIIIIEWADIVADAIPADAIGLRFRHVGESGDEREILINSPRVLESI
- a CDS encoding bifunctional response regulator/alkaline phosphatase family protein, with protein sequence MNKPESNRGKILWADDEIDLLRSHVLFLEGKGFQVTTVTNGDDAIALCGQQRFDIVLLDENMPGKEGLETLAILKAEFPALPIIMITKNEEESLMEEAIGSHISDYLTKPVNPSQILLAIIKILENRQIKQDAISEKYLQAFTRLTQRIEDNPSHQDWIDIHNQLSAWELELDDYPDLGFDEMLLQQQHEANDLFTRFIKSNYETWVNGIPDERPTLSPDVFSNSVKPLLEQNKRVLMLIIDCMRWDQWLTLEPLLYQDYQITRNGYYSLLPTTTEYSRNAIFSGLFPDDMQRFHPEWWSGRDEHSLNRHEEDFLHENIRRSGLELKPQAKYKKVLSNRDGIQFAKQFASWGNQQLVALVVNHVDLLAHRRTDSSLLREILPNEASYREIVRAWFNNSWIKDVLASAAKQGFHVIVTSDHGSVRVQQPTQILADREASTNLRFKQGRNLKPSPKDAWYLDDPKRLRIPSTGPSDTMAIAQKMYYFLYPNNFRKFQNKFADTYQHGGLSMWEMLIPLAHLEPK
- a CDS encoding adenylate/guanylate cyclase domain-containing protein produces the protein MIKKYGIGVLFTVVAIILALILQIFGLLDLANFKILDFNFQLRGPLSSWASHQEYPNDSLDVVLVDVDDETFRLLGEIGWPYPRGEIWDRTIKNLADAGAKVVVFDIQFDARDAHTARVLSVFNGVLPEGYTDGDQAIVDAIEYARERGTEVVMASTIKSEPSRIPPQILIIPNDVIMQVNPDHGLVDIEEDKDHFTRRYPVFSAMTHEPDVWRLSLGMKAVKYFLDIPDEPGLTFDADMSEFIYGPLRIPTYGSDHPGFLTNIYGPASHSRIGASEPWQTFKRFPLVWIIDTEDYDLPSYEEDTNWMSNFDPSSTLNMMMSLMDPTHQVLESPFKDKICIIGVSVEVMHDYKSTAFFDYLGAPTLMPGFEYHANATQTLLDQNFIHVLGNTIEFTSDSAVSQIVLIILAAFIAYLIIVFFDPLWGGMLVAFEATVLFSISVGLFTRDQLWLFKWISGNSEAIQMPPPGETLFVPIMAPLAVMALTYLTNVLYKYILEQRDKHFLKDTFGTYIAPELIDQMYEQKQEPKLGGDAGIHTAFFTDIQSFSSFSEKLTAEEVVELLNEYLTSMTDILLENKGTLDKYIGDAIVAFYGAPVPVDNHEHMACLTAINMQLGLDELRKKWQSEGDRWPEIVHHMQNRIGIATGDMVTGNMGSAMRMNYTMMGDIVNTAARLESGAKQYGIYIQVAEATYLAAKDGFEWRDLDYAIVKGKTEPVRVYELISTKGNLPDGYADMLHTYNQALELYRNQKFVAALEAFKTSDAKEDMFPGRNTNPSRMYVERCKIFMENPPDPDWDGSWLLTSK